The Chloroflexota bacterium DNA segment TGGCCAACATCGGCACGACCATGAAGGGCGCCATCGACGACGTCACCAGGGTGCGCGCCATCCTCGACGACCTCGCCGTGACCAGCTCCTACATCCACGCCGACGCCGCGCTCAGCGGCATGGTCCTCCCATTCGTCGACGATCCGCAGCCCTACGGCTTCGACGTGGGTTTCGACAGCGTGGCGGTGAGCGGCCACAAGATGATTGGCGCGCCCCTGCCCTGCGGCGTCGCGCTGACGCGCAAGCAGTTCGTCGCCCGCGTCGCCCGGTCCATCGAGTACGTCGGCGTGCTCGACACGACGCTATCCGGGTCGCGCAGCGCGTTCGCGCCCCTGATGATATGGTACGCGCTCCAGCGTTACGGCCTCGACGGCTTCAGGGAGCTCGTGACCGGCAGCCTCGGCGTCGCCCAGTACGCCGTCGACCGCTTCAACGAGGCGGACATCCCCGCGTGGCGCAACAGGAATTCGGTCACCGTCGTGTTCCCCAGGCCATCCGACCACGTCGTCCGCAAGTGGCAGCTCGCGCCGTTCCAGGACATCGCGCACGTCATCACGATGCCGCATGTCACCCGCGAGATGATCGACGAGTTGGTCGCCGACGTCCAGAACGGCTGAATCGAGGAGGTTCGATCTTGGAACGAATCATCGTCATGGCGCAGAGCGAGG contains these protein-coding regions:
- a CDS encoding histidine decarboxylase; translated protein: MPTFDGQGAGFPPEASEAMSALGGEAQETLKGLLQFFETASRRQVGYPTNLAFDYSALLPFLQYAANNVGDPFHASNYASNSHEIEREVIHTFADLMRLPRDEAWGYVTSGGTEGNMYGLYMGREAFPDGVVYFSQDAHYSVVKILRLLKVRNIMIKSQPNGEIDYDDLYETIRINRDVPVIFMANIGTTMKGAIDDVTRVRAILDDLAVTSSYIHADAALSGMVLPFVDDPQPYGFDVGFDSVAVSGHKMIGAPLPCGVALTRKQFVARVARSIEYVGVLDTTLSGSRSAFAPLMIWYALQRYGLDGFRELVTGSLGVAQYAVDRFNEADIPAWRNRNSVTVVFPRPSDHVVRKWQLAPFQDIAHVITMPHVTREMIDELVADVQNG